The DNA window CATCTTGTCCATAGGTTGCGCCAGCAAATTCTTTATTGTATAATTTCATATAATTGTCTACAAAAAATAGGGAGCTAACCGTATTAATGAATTTTGAAATGGGCTCTTCAGGATTGAATTGATTTACTTTGGTTCCGCCAAAAACAGTCAGTGTTGCGTAATTTTGATGGTTGAAGCGATGGTAATAATTGGCAGTGACACGCAGTCTATCGTCAGAAAATCCATAATTAAATTTGGTGGTGATTGACGTAGTTTTTCCTTTTTCTTCTTCTGCGGCCCAATTCCTGAATGAAAATCCAGAGTCTAAATTCCAACCCTGAACGGTGTTGAAATTTAAGGACGACAAATTCAATACGCCATCATAGCCAAAAGAAATTTTCTTACTGCTGTTTTTCCAATTATACCCTGTGATTGGACTGTAAAATTTGAATTTGTTTTCTTTTTTGTCAATCGAATCTAAATATTTTTTTGAGGTTCGCACTGCACGTACACTGTCTTTTTTGATGTAATCCGTGTTCTCTTCGATAGTCAACGGAATAGTCCTGATTTGATTCCAAAAAAGACTGTCCTTTTTATTCGAATTGTTTTCGAAACTTACAATTTCGTTGGTAAACGTTTTTTTGGCAAACGATTTTTCGAATTCATAATTACTGTAAACGTAGGAAAATTTTCCGTTGAATTTTATGCCAAAAATACCAGCGGAAAACTCAAGGCTTTGGGTGTTCTTGGCCCAAATTTTATTGTTTTTGTTAAAGCTGAAATTTTGTTTCAACTTCATCACATCGACAAATTCTTGATGCATTCTGTAGCCTTTGATGTCTAAATCTACGGCGTAAATAGCCCAAGAATCTTCTACAATATAAATGTAGCCTTCAAAAATAGGTTCGGCATCTCGTTTGGCAATGACTTTTATTTTGTTGATCATCAAATTGTTCTCGTCTTGAAAAGTGCCTTCTAATTTGTATTTATAATAGCTGAAAGCATTGTCGGCAATCGGGGAAATCATTTTGCTATTGAAATCTAAAGTATTGTCGTAAAAATCATAAATAGTAGCTCGGGCCGTATTATAGCTGAAGCCTTTATTGTCGCCGCTTATTTTTGAAGCGATGATTCTTTCTTTTAAATTGTCAGGTTTTTCAAAAATTATTTTCGAAACCGTTTCCGATAAATAAATGATACCAGTTCCTGTTGAATCGACAGCGCCGTCTAAATCACCAACTTTTTGGCCTAATATTTTTTTAGGCAAATCTTTCACTTTAAAAATGCCACGGGAATAAAAATCGGCTTTGAAACGGGCTGTTTTCTCCGAGTTCTCTTTTTTACTTTTAATAGCATTTCTAATAACGGCATTCGCAGGATTGTCTTTGGTGTTTATGACTACTTCCGACAGCGAAAGATTTTCTTCAACCAATTGGATGTTTTGCACGAACGGGAATTGGTCTATTGTCAGGGTGATTTTTTGGGTTTTGTATCCCAAATATTGATAAACAATGGTGTGTTTCCCGGTTTTTTTGAGGTTTAGTTCGTAATTGCCTTTGTCGTTCGAGGAGGTACCGTTATAGGTATTCGCTTCTAAAACAGTAACAAGCGAAAGTGGAGTTCCATTGCTATCAGTAATGGTGCCTCTAATTTGTGAATAGGAAAATAATGAAACCAGAAAAGCGAGTAGCAAGTAAAAATTTTTCATCAAGTAATTTTTTCTTACAAATATACAAGTAGGAACAAATTAGATTCCTAAAATTTTGTTATAATATCTTGAATCTGGGAATATTTTATTTGATGACAATCTATAGTAAAGACAGTATTGCTAGTTCGTAGCTTTTCATGCCAAAACCAAGGATAACACCTTTGGCATTGCCAGAAATATAGGACTGATGGCGAAAACTCTCGCGAGAAAAAGTGTTCGAAATATGCACTTCGATTACGGGAGTTGTAATGCTTTTTATAGCATCGCCAATGCCAATGGAGGTGTGGGTGTAGGCTCCGGCATTAAGAATAATTCCATCGTACGAAAATCCGAATTCCTGAATTTTGCCAATCAATTCGCCTTCGATATTGCTTTGAAAATAAGAAAATTCTATTTGTGGAAATTTAGTTTTTAGGATGGCAAGATAGTCTTCAAAGGTTTGTGAGCCATATATTTCTGGTTCGCGTTTTCCTAATAAGTTGAGGTTGGGTCCGTTGACGATGGCAATTTTCATTGATAATGTTTTTGTAAAAATAAAAAAACCGTTTCAATAAAAACGGTTTTGATTCACTAATGATTTAATTTTCTTAAAATAGTATCCCTGCCGATAGCTGTAGCACGGAGTTTTTGGATTCGGCATTAGGAGAAATCTCTGTCAAACCTAATACGTATCTGCCTTGTACGAATAGACTTTTTGTGATTTTAAAGCTTAAGCCTGCATCAATAGCAAAATCAAAAGTATTCGAATTGGACACATCAAGTTTGTTTTTTTCGCTCAATAAAAATGAAGCTTGCGGTCCCAATTCTAAACTAAAGGCTTTGCTGAAATAGATTTTTGCCATAACTGGCATAGCGATATAACCCAATTCGTTTTCGATATCGCCTGCGATTGTTTTATAGGTAGCCCCTTGCGTACTGTACAACAACTCAGGTTGAATGGCAAATTTTTCAAGTAGCTTGATTTCAGAGACTAGACCGGCGTGATAGCTTGTGATAGCATCTGTTTGGATGCTTGTTCCCGAAAAGTTAGCGTAATTTAATCCTGCTTTCACGCCAATTTTTAGTAATTGAGCTTGGCTACTGAAGGCTGCAAGGGCTAGCAAAGCCGAAAGGAAAAATTGTTTTTTCATAATTATGGTTTTTAAAGATGTAGTGGACTATTCTAAAAACTCTTTTAGACTCCTTTTATTGTCTTAGGTCGGCATAATAGTATCGTTTTTGTCATTGCTCATTTCTGGGCCAAATGAAGAATGTGATAATTTAGACGAGCTGTTTTTGGTTAATTGTTAAAAAACCTGTTGATAACTATGTTAATAACGATATAAAAATGTTTATAACTCAAAAAATTTATAAGTTAAATTTGTTTAATTAACTTTAAATAAAACAAAAATGAAAAAAATTATTTTATCAGTAGTGGCGGTTTTTGCATTTGTACTTGCAAACGCTCAAGATGTACCATCAGGTGTCGGTTTCTCTAAAGGAGATAAATTTGTTGAAGGAGCTTTTAGCTTTCGTTCAGGTGATGTGGAAGATAGTTGGTCATTCACTCCTAAAATGGGATATATGCTTGACGATAAATGGGCAGTTGGAGGTTTTTTAGCTCTTGCTGGTCAAGATAATGGCAGTAAAGAAACGGGAACTTTTGGACTCGGTGGATTTGCTCGTTACTATTTCTTATCCTTAGGTGCAAGTAAAAGTTTTCAAGCGTATGGAGAAGTTGGTTTAGGTTATTCGGCTGTTACCACAGAAATAAATAATAATGGTAAAAATACTAATAGTTCAATAAATGCAAATATTGATTTAGGAATGAATTACTTTTTCACTAAACACTGGGCAGCTACATTTGAATTGGCAAACATCTTGAGCTATAATAATGTAAATCCTGAGCAGGGATCAAATTCTAGTGATTTGAACGTAAATGTGAACTTGTTCAACAATATTTTTGCAACGCCTCAATTCGGATTATTGTACAAATGGTAATTTGAAATCGATTTTACTTTAAAAAACCATCCCACAGGGTGGTTTTTTTTATGGTTATTAAATATTAGGATTTAATTAAGAGATTTAAGGTTATTATTCTGTACATTTAATAGGGATTTTGAGCATTAATTTAAATATTTTAAATCATGAAAAAAATTATTTTATTGGTTCTTTTGGCTTTGGTAATTACCAATGGTTATTCACAAAAAAAAGGTGCTTTTAGAGTTGGACTAGATGTGGGGTATGTGCCTGCAGGTGGCGGAGGTGGTGGTCTATTGACAATCGAACCTAAATACAATATTACGGAAAATATGAATGTTGGCTTGCGATTTGGCGGAGCTGCTGTAATTCGAGATTTAGAATCCAATGTTGGTGATAGCTATACTGCTAAGGTTGCCGGAATTAGTTCTTTTGTTGGTACTTATGATTATTACTTTCACAAATCAGGATCAGGAAGTTCTTTTGCACCTTATGTAGGTGCGGGTCTTGGGTACTATTCTCTAGCAAATGTAGAAGTGGATGATTCTGAAGTTGACAGCGGCGTATTGAATCCCTCCGTTTCTAGCGTTTTTGGTGGTTTAATTCGAGGTGGTTTCGAATGGACCGGATTTAGATTTGGGTTAGAATATAATTTTCTTCCCAGTAGTGATTTGGAAGATTTTGATGGGAATAAAGTGGGAACAGCAAACAACGCCTATTTTGGGGTGAGTATTGGCTTTTTTGTTGGTGGTGGAAAATGGGGTGCAAAAGCTCCTTGATTTTATTAAAAGTTTTAAAACCACGTCAACGGCGTGGTTTTTTTATGTCTAAAATTAGCTTTTCTTTGCACAATGAATTGGAACGCTCAAATCAAAAATTACCAATCCTATCTCAAAATTGAGAGGGGTTTGTCGAAAAATACAATCGATAATTATTCTTTCGATATCGAGCGATTGTGCCTTTTTTTAGAACAAAATGCCATTGAAGTTTCGCCGATAAAAATCAGTGAGGAAACGATTCAGCAATTCATTTATAGTGTTTCAAAAGAAGTAAATCCGCACTCACAGGCCAGAATTATTTCAGGGTTAAAAAGTTTTTTCAGCTATTTAATTTTTGAAGATTATCGACAAGACAATCCGATGGAATTGATAGAAACTCCTAAAACAGGTCGGAAACTTCCCGACACTTTATCCGTTGAAGAGATCGACGCTCTAATTGCTGCCATAGATTTGAGTTCTAATGAAGGAGAACGGAATCGGGCTATGTTGGAAACTCTTTATGGTTGCGGGCTTCGGGTTTCGGAATTGGTTTCGTTGAAAATATCGGATTTGTTTTTTGATGAAGGTTTTATCAAAATCACAGGAAAAGGCAGTAAACAACGTTTTGTACCCGTTAGCGAGTTGACTCAAAAGTACATCGTGTTGTATCAAAATTATAAAAGAACGGATTTGAATATCAAGAAAGGTCAGGAAGATACTTTGTTTTTGAATAGGAGAGGAAGTCAGTTGACAAGAGCAATGATTTTCACGATAATCAAAGATTTGGCTGCGAAAATAGAATTGAAAAAAAGCATTAGTCCACATACTTTTCGGCATTCCTTTGCAACACATTTATTGGAAAACGGCGCCGATTTGCGTTCGATTCAATTGATGTTAGGCCACGAATCGATTACGACTACGGAAATTTATGTGCATCTGGATAGACGATTTTTAACCGAGGTGATGAATGCTTTTCATCCGAGGAAATGATGATTAAATTCCAATAAAAAAATTCCAAATCCCAATTATAAAGTATTGGAATTTGGAATTTTTAAAATTAATTTAAGATTTTACTTTGCTATATTCACCGCTCTAGTTTCTCTAATCACAGTTACTTTCACTTGTCCGGGATAGGTCATTTCGGTTTGGATTTTCTGTGAAATTTCGAAAGATAAAGTAGCTGCATTTTCATCGGATACTTTTTCACTTTCTACAATAACACGGAGTTCTCTACCCGCTTGAATTGCGTAGGCATTTTTCACACCTCCAAATCCGTAAGCTACTTCTTCTAAGTCTTTCAAACGCTGAATGTACGAATCCAAAACTTGTCTTCTGGCACCTGGTCTGGCGCCTGAAATAGCATCACAAACCTGAATAATTGGCGATAGTAATGATTTCATTTCGATTTCGTCGTGGTGTGCTCCAATCGCGTTGCAAACTTCTTCTTTTTCACCATATTTCTCCGCCCATTGCATTCCTAATAAAGCGTGAGGCAAATCGCTTTCGGTATCAGGAACTTTACCGATATCGTGCAATAAACCAGCTCTTTTAGCCAATTTTACGTTCAATCCTAATTCGGCAGCCATAATTCCACAAAGTTTGGAAACTTCGCGCGAGTGTTGCAATAAATTTTGCCCGTAAGAGGAACGGTATTTCATTCGTCCAACTACTTTTATCAGCTCAGGATGCAAACCGTGAATGCCTAAGTCAATTACGGTACGTTTACCCACTTCAATAATTTCGTCGTCAATTTGCTTGGTCGTTTTAGCGACCACTTCTTCAATTCTTGCCGGGTGGATACGACCGTCAGTCACTAATTTGTGCAATGACAAACGTGCAATTTCTCTACGAACAGGGTCAAAACAAGAAAGAATAATCGCTTCTGGCGTGTCGTCAACAATGATTTCGACGCCTGTTGCGGCTTCAATTGCTCTAATATTTCGTCCTTCGCGACCAATAATCCTACCTTTTACATCATCCGATTCGATGTTGAAAACAGAAACGCAATTCTCTACCGCTTCTTCTGTTCCCACTCTTTGAATGGTGTTGATGATGATTTTTTTAGCTTCTTGTTGAGCAGTCAGTTTCGCTTCCTCGATTGTATCTTGAATGTGCGACATCGCTTCGGTTTTGGCCTCAGCCTTCAATCCTTCGATCAGTTGGCTTTTTGCTTCTTCAGCCGAGAGACCCGAAATCACTTCAAGATGTTGCAATTGGCTTTTGTGAAGTCTGTCAACTTCTGCTTGTTTTTTGTCTAGAACATCTATTTTGGTATTGAATTCTAAAGTTTTCGACTCGTATTCGTCATTAACTCTTTTGGCTTTGGATAACTCGTTCGAAACTTGTGATTCTTTATCTCGAATTCTTTTTTCGACTTCAGCCATTTTTTGGTCACGAGAAAGAATGACCTGCTCGTGTTCTGCTTTCAATTCGATAAATTTTTCTTTTGCTTGAAGGATTTTATCTTTTTTGATGTTTTCTGCTTCAAGATTGGCGTCTTTTAAGATCGATGCGGCTTCTTTTTTTGCGTTTTTAATCAAATTAGAAATATTACTTTTTTCGATGATTTTGGCTAGACCAAAACCTCCAGCAATACCCGCAACTCCTAAAATAATTATTGTAATGATGTCCATAGTTGTTAAAATTTATATATAAAAAAAGCCTACATTAGATTGCTTGTATAAACTCTGAAATACAAGTTTTGAGCTAACTCGCTGTTCAAGCTTCCAAACTGAATTGGCTTGCTATAGTAACGATGATTTGCTCATTCTAAATTGTTAGTGTTGAGTTTACCAAATGTGAACTAATGTAGGCAGTGCTTTAGTTTCTGTAAAGAACGTGTTTTAATCTAGGAGATATTGATCTAATAGCGCATTGATTTTTTTAATCCTTTCGATAGTCGCTACACCATCTATGGCATTATCAATTTGTTTTTGTTCAGTTTGTGCTGCAAATTGTAAAGCGCACATCGCTAATACGTCTTGCTTGTCACGAACGGCATAATTTTCTTCAAATTGCTTAATCATCGTATCGATTTTTTTTGAAGCACTACGAAGTCCTTCTTCCTGAGAGAGTTCCACGGTTAATGGATAAACTCTGTCCGCAATCGATATCTTAATTTTAAGCTTTTCGTCCATATTTTTTATTAATCTGATAGCTGTGCTATACAGTAATCAATTTCACGAATTAATGAATTTATTTTAAGCTTTGTATCTCTTTTATTCTCTTCACTGCCCAGTAATGCGTTGGCCAATTTGAGTGTTTCATACTGTTTTTTTAAGGCTTCAATCTCTTGAGCTTGAGTTTGTATGACAGTTGCAGCATTGGTTAATTCAATTTTCAATTCTTGTGATTTTTTCTCCAAACTATTTATTTTTGCAAATAGTTTTTCGATCTTATTTTCAAGAGTATCAATTATTTCTGCAATTACACTCATAATGCGTCCTAAGTATTACTTAATCTTACAAAGTTAGTATTCCTTTTTATTTTTACAATACTTTATTTGCTTTTTTATCCTAAAAAAAATCAATTGTCAGTATAACAGCGGATTAAGAGCGTGATTGATTTTGTGTTATTTTGTAAACTAGATTTTTTTATCTTAGCAAAAATGTATTTTATGAGACCTAGTCTGTTATTTTTCCTTTTCTGTATTCCTATTTTTGCTCAAATCAATTATCCGAAAGATTATTTTAGTCCGCCATTGGCTATTCCGATGCAGTTATCAGGAAATTTTGGGGAGTTACGTCCCAATCATTTTCATGCGGGCTTCGATTTTAAAACTTTGCAAAAAGAAGGTCTTGAAGTGTACTCCGTAGCCGATGGTTATGTGTCGCGAATTAAAATATCCACTTTTGGAAACGGAAAGACGATTTATA is part of the Flavobacterium nackdongense genome and encodes:
- a CDS encoding DUF5686 and carboxypeptidase regulatory-like domain-containing protein, translated to MKNFYLLLAFLVSLFSYSQIRGTITDSNGTPLSLVTVLEANTYNGTSSNDKGNYELNLKKTGKHTIVYQYLGYKTQKITLTIDQFPFVQNIQLVEENLSLSEVVINTKDNPANAVIRNAIKSKKENSEKTARFKADFYSRGIFKVKDLPKKILGQKVGDLDGAVDSTGTGIIYLSETVSKIIFEKPDNLKERIIASKISGDNKGFSYNTARATIYDFYDNTLDFNSKMISPIADNAFSYYKYKLEGTFQDENNLMINKIKVIAKRDAEPIFEGYIYIVEDSWAIYAVDLDIKGYRMHQEFVDVMKLKQNFSFNKNNKIWAKNTQSLEFSAGIFGIKFNGKFSYVYSNYEFEKSFAKKTFTNEIVSFENNSNKKDSLFWNQIRTIPLTIEENTDYIKKDSVRAVRTSKKYLDSIDKKENKFKFYSPITGYNWKNSSKKISFGYDGVLNLSSLNFNTVQGWNLDSGFSFRNWAAEEEKGKTTSITTKFNYGFSDDRLRVTANYYHRFNHQNYATLTVFGGTKVNQFNPEEPISKFINTVSSLFFVDNYMKLYNKEFAGATYGQDVGNNFYLRGTLEYQQRKPLFNTTTQTFIKSDDVYSSNNPLLPEDNLTPAIEKHHLTKASVLARINFGNKYISRPDGKINIRNNDYPTLYFGYENAFASNEKKYEYQLLTGQIRYDFKAGNKGTLGINLKAGTFINGDNISFVDYKHFNGNRTHVGTSDRYLNVFNLMPYYSNSTNKEFFEAHLEHNDNGYIMNKIPLLNKLNATLVLGFHALATPDIKPYSEFTVGLDNLGFGKLKVFRLDYVHSYQNGIQENGVVFGLKILNVLE
- the aroQ gene encoding type II 3-dehydroquinate dehydratase translates to MKIAIVNGPNLNLLGKREPEIYGSQTFEDYLAILKTKFPQIEFSYFQSNIEGELIGKIQEFGFSYDGIILNAGAYTHTSIGIGDAIKSITTPVIEVHISNTFSRESFRHQSYISGNAKGVILGFGMKSYELAILSLL
- a CDS encoding porin family protein, with amino-acid sequence MKKQFFLSALLALAAFSSQAQLLKIGVKAGLNYANFSGTSIQTDAITSYHAGLVSEIKLLEKFAIQPELLYSTQGATYKTIAGDIENELGYIAMPVMAKIYFSKAFSLELGPQASFLLSEKNKLDVSNSNTFDFAIDAGLSFKITKSLFVQGRYVLGLTEISPNAESKNSVLQLSAGILF
- a CDS encoding outer membrane beta-barrel protein, with product MKKIILSVVAVFAFVLANAQDVPSGVGFSKGDKFVEGAFSFRSGDVEDSWSFTPKMGYMLDDKWAVGGFLALAGQDNGSKETGTFGLGGFARYYFLSLGASKSFQAYGEVGLGYSAVTTEINNNGKNTNSSINANIDLGMNYFFTKHWAATFELANILSYNNVNPEQGSNSSDLNVNVNLFNNIFATPQFGLLYKW
- the xerD gene encoding site-specific tyrosine recombinase XerD, producing the protein MNWNAQIKNYQSYLKIERGLSKNTIDNYSFDIERLCLFLEQNAIEVSPIKISEETIQQFIYSVSKEVNPHSQARIISGLKSFFSYLIFEDYRQDNPMELIETPKTGRKLPDTLSVEEIDALIAAIDLSSNEGERNRAMLETLYGCGLRVSELVSLKISDLFFDEGFIKITGKGSKQRFVPVSELTQKYIVLYQNYKRTDLNIKKGQEDTLFLNRRGSQLTRAMIFTIIKDLAAKIELKKSISPHTFRHSFATHLLENGADLRSIQLMLGHESITTTEIYVHLDRRFLTEVMNAFHPRK
- the rny gene encoding ribonuclease Y → MDIITIIILGVAGIAGGFGLAKIIEKSNISNLIKNAKKEAASILKDANLEAENIKKDKILQAKEKFIELKAEHEQVILSRDQKMAEVEKRIRDKESQVSNELSKAKRVNDEYESKTLEFNTKIDVLDKKQAEVDRLHKSQLQHLEVISGLSAEEAKSQLIEGLKAEAKTEAMSHIQDTIEEAKLTAQQEAKKIIINTIQRVGTEEAVENCVSVFNIESDDVKGRIIGREGRNIRAIEAATGVEIIVDDTPEAIILSCFDPVRREIARLSLHKLVTDGRIHPARIEEVVAKTTKQIDDEIIEVGKRTVIDLGIHGLHPELIKVVGRMKYRSSYGQNLLQHSREVSKLCGIMAAELGLNVKLAKRAGLLHDIGKVPDTESDLPHALLGMQWAEKYGEKEEVCNAIGAHHDEIEMKSLLSPIIQVCDAISGARPGARRQVLDSYIQRLKDLEEVAYGFGGVKNAYAIQAGRELRVIVESEKVSDENAATLSFEISQKIQTEMTYPGQVKVTVIRETRAVNIAK
- a CDS encoding cell division protein ZapA yields the protein MDEKLKIKISIADRVYPLTVELSQEEGLRSASKKIDTMIKQFEENYAVRDKQDVLAMCALQFAAQTEQKQIDNAIDGVATIERIKKINALLDQYLLD